One genomic segment of Vulpes lagopus strain Blue_001 chromosome 9, ASM1834538v1, whole genome shotgun sequence includes these proteins:
- the TRMT12 gene encoding tRNA wybutosine-synthesizing protein 2 homolog: protein MEGEGGKPAAVVAVVTEPRFTQRYREYLEKQQLLDRQHRLEKRPDGTVALPVLGEAVPERHLRELRDRVAPGSTCRVTQLLDPVPSKKAQGGSPAQRLRLEVSRWVEGRGVTWSADLEADLPRSWQRHGNLLLLSEDCFQAKQWESLEPELWKTVASALGVRRVAKRGRVSPDGTRTPAVTLLLGDDGWVEHVDNGIRYKFDVTRCMFSFGNITEKLRVASLPCAGEVLVDLYAGIGYFTLPFLVHAGAAFVHACEWSPHAVVALRKNLDINGVAHRCQIHFGDNRKLKLSNIADRVNLGLIPSSEEGWPIACQLLRRDAGGILHIHQNVESYPGKILQPHGSSEMEKEHSSYPQQIITNQWTNGATRDSRRKMPSAATKPEWQRWAESAETRIATLLQQVHGKPWKTQILHIQPVKSYAPHVDHIVLDLECRPCALLG from the coding sequence ATGGAAGGGGAAGGTGGGAAGCCCGCGGCTGTGGTCGCGGTTGTGACTGAGCCTCGGTTTACCCAGCGATACAGAGAGTATCTCGAGAAGCAGCAGCTCCTAGATAGACAGCACCGTCTGGAAAAGAGGCCGGATGGCACGGTGGCGCTGCCGGTGCTGGGCGAGGCTGTCCCTGAGCGGCACCTGCGGGAGCTGCGGGACCGTGTGGCTCCAGGCAGCACCTGTAGGGTAACGCAGCTCCTGGATCCCGTTCCCTCAAAGAAGGCCCAGGGTGGTTCGCCCGCCCAGAGGCTGCGTCTTGAAGTGAGTCGCTGGGTAGAGGGCCGGGGAGTGACGTGGTCCGCTGACTTGGAGGCCGATTTGCCCCGATCTTGGCAACGACACGGTAACCTCTTGTTGCTGAGCGAGGACTGTTTCCAAGCCAAGCAGTGGGAAAGTCTGGAACCTGAACTCTGGAAGACTGTTGCGTCGGCACTTGGCGTCCGTCGTGTGGCCAAACGAGGGCGGGTGTCACCCGATGGCACTCGAACACCAGCAGTGACTCTGCTGCTGGGCGACGATGGCTGGGTAGAGCATGTGGATAATGGGATCCGATATAAGTTTGACGTGACCCGGTGCATGTTCTCCTTCGGAAACATCACGGAGAAGCTTCGAGTGGCATCGCTGCCCTGTGCTGGAGAAGTGCTGGTGGATCTGTATGCGGGGATTGGTTATTTTACATTGCCCTTCCTAGTCCATGCTGGGGCTGCCTTCGTCCATGCCTGTGAGTGGAGTCCCCATGCTGTAGTTGCTCTGAGAAAGAACCTTGATATCAATGGAGTAGCACATCGGTGCCAGATACACTTTGGGGATAACAGAAAACTGAAGCTCTCAAACATTGCAGACAGGGTGAACCTGGGGCTGATTCCCAGCTCGGAAGAAGGCTGGCCCATTGCCTGCCAACTGCTAAGACGGGATGCGGGGGGCATTTTGCATATCCACCAAAATGTGGAATCTTACCCAGGGAAGATTCTCCAGCCTCATGGAAGCAGTGAAATGGAAAAGGAGCATTCTTCTTATCCTCAGCAAATTATCACCAACCAATGGACAAATGGAGCTACCAGGGATTCTAGGAGAAAAATGCCATCAGCAGCCACCAAACCAGAGTGGCAGAGGTGGGCAGAGTCTGCAGAAACTCGTATTGCCACCCTTCTTCAGCAGGTGCACGGGAAACCATGGAAGACCCAAATCCTGCACATCCAACCGGTGAAATCCTATGCTCCCCACGTGGATCACATCGTGTTGGATTTGGAATGCCGCCCCTGTGCTCTACTTGGCTAA